The sequence tttatacttttatatatagatttgattttttttgtaaatattatatcaagTGGTTTTTCAACTAAAAAGTCAAATACTAATACGTCCCATCCTATATCTCCTCttctaatattaaatttttcaagTGTTAacttctttattatattctgaTTGGAGGTAAATAGAGAAGAAGATTTTATACATAGATCTAGTTTACTGTTAAGGTAATGTCTTTTCAATTCTTCtgcattcatatataaatctgTTTTCATATTATCAAATATGGTTTCGAATAAATCTCCATCTactaataaaagaaaatagcGAAATGCTCTTAAGTGTTCATACAGTTcgtacttttttattaacaaggttattagttttttatttttcctttccgAAATTTTCTTAATGTAATAATCGATACTGTCaatgtatatgtttacgTCATTTATGCAAAATACATCATCTAGTAAAGGTTCATCCTCCGGGTTTTCATCATCTTCACTGCTACTATATGGCGATTTAATACTGTAGTGCACACTTCCTTTGAGGCCCCTATTGCTTCTCTTCCGTGATATATCATGTTTGTTCGTATACTTGACcttattacaaatatttccCATTGTAGTGTATGTACTACCGCCCCTAAGATCAGCACCTCCAGCACCACCACTGGGGCATTTTAgcaaaacaatatttttctcCTTTGCTAGAGGAAATACATTACATATAGCGTTCGCCGCTAATGCAGTGTGAAACTTAAAAGCGTCGTCATTGCTTGAGGAGTATAAACCACTACTCATGTTTGATGCACCTACTACATTGTTGTTATTCCCAAATAGGTTAAGCAGGTATACACTCTTTCCAGTGAGTAGTATCTTCTTAGCAGTATTGACACTTAGAAAAAGTGGAACATTgttaaaatttaagaaaaatttatatgtccATATCTGTTCAGATGTAACTGTCTTATTTGTTGATATAAAggtttcattatatttatcttttagtATACCATATTCAGTCCactgttttaaaatttcatttattggttttatacatttctgtaaaatttttttataaattttttgttcttcaTAATCATACGCCTGTGattttgaatataaaaaagagagaaaTCTACATCCAGTATTTCTTAACGATTCATCTACTACGTTTACTAAAACTCTCAGAATTTTGTATGACTCCTGTAATAACAAATACAGCTTGTTTATTCCAATATACActgtatttttatgtatgtgttcGTTAAGATCACTCTCTAtgtatgataataatttatagtaTTCATTCATGTATTCCCTTATAATTTGATGCAACGCATCAACTACTAGGCTCCCTTTCCTCCGCGGGCGAGCGATGCAGTTGCACTTACCGTTGTCGCAGTTGTCGTATTTGCCGCATTTCTCGCATTTGTTGCAGTTACTGCTACCGCTGTTTATGTTCATCCCCTCCATGTGCTTCTTACCACCACTGATGGGGTAATGGGATCTACTATCATCCGGATGGTTATTGTACGTGTTGGACACCCCGTAACTTGCCTTATCCCCGCTATGCCCACTATTATAAATGTTATCCATGTAATTCTTTCCATTGTGCATATTAATCATGTCGTTGTTATTACAATACACATCGTCCAGATTAATGTTATCATCACTACTATAAGCAGCATGATCATCTTCATAGCATAAGCTACTCGCCTTGCCACTATCGTTACTCCCAGAATGGTTTACATACATCTTTAACTTCTTAAATAGAATGCCTACATAGctaatgttatttataatatgatGCATACCTATGCTAATCTTTCTATTgtgtacaaaaaaagaattttcagttttattatatttaatgtattcTCCATTTAATCCTTGAAGAGGGTATATAAGATCTTTTAATAGGAAACTCTCTTCTATATCCAAGTAGTGGAATTTGTTGTTCAGAATTATCGTTGCATATAAActtttgtttattaaattGTTTCTGTGTAGAATGGAGTTATCATTTCTTCCCCTTCCACTTTGTCTCTCTGTTAGTCTCTCTGTTAGTCTCTCTGTTTTTCTGTCTTTATCCCTACCCCTAACGGTTAGCATTTTGTTGGTGCTTCCAACACCTCCATTATTGCTAATGCCGCTCCTTTGCGTTCTATCATTGGGTAGTTCTAGTTTATTCCCCTCCTCAGTCTTGTTAATtatagttaattttttatacccCTCATGGTTGGACATATTACTGTTTTGATTTGTGGTTAAGTTTCCATGCCCTACATCCCTTTTGGGGTTAACTGACGTTTCATCTTGCACATGTATATTATTGCTAATGTAGTTTACGTTATCATGTTCgcttcttttgtttttattttgctcatCTGTGTTTATACCATCACTCAACGGGTTAAGCGGCTGTACTGGATTATGCAGCTGCTGTGGATAGTGTGGTTGTTGTGGATTATGCAGATGAGGTGCATCCACTTTAACATTTCTGCTGATAGTCATAATGGTATTCCTGTTTTCATCATCATATTGCTTCAACTTGAGGAGTATATGCAATATGTACTTGTAATTGATATTGCTCTCCTCGAGCTTCTTTAACATAAGTCTTATTTTATTCAGTGTGATATTGCTCTTTTTTAAACATGCATATTCAATTTCTtgctttatattttcattttcattatactGTAATACGTTAAAATTGATGAGAGACGaaagtattttattaagtttgtatattaaatgttttacAAGCAATTTGTGCAGTTCTTCGTTTGGAGTGGTACCCGAAGTGGAGCAGGAAATGCCAGAGGTACCACCGCCATCACCTGGAGCACCACCACCAAGTGCAGCTCCATCTATGTATGCTACCTTTTTAGCTATAAAGAATAGGTACTTGGCAAAGTGCGTAatgcttttaaaattttcctctttctttttgttcTGATCGTGCATATTGTTATTTCCATCATTCGACAATCTGTGCTTCTCCTTGTCCATTCTGTATATCTCCCTTTCTTGTCGTTTTTTACCATACTCGATGCTTTGGTTGTATTCCCCATCTTTACTGTAATGTATTGCCTCTTCTCCTTTCACgttaatattattagcataattttctttatatacatatgtatttaccCCCTCTATGGTATTATTTGCCCCTTTATTTGCATTATTACCGTTGGctatatttctatttatgCCCACCTCATTCAGCATATTTGTGGGGGAAAAGCTCATTTGCGGTCAGGAACAATTTAACGAAATGGGCAagaaatggaagaaaaaCGGAGGAAGGGGACGGAAGGGGAAAAAGATGTATGATAATGGAAGAAATGGGAATAAAATGGAGGAAAAGggatgggaaaaaaaaaaaagaagaagaaaaaataagaaaaaatatgaaaaaatatgaaaaaatatgaaaaaatatgaaaaaataagaaaaaatatgaaaaaataagaaaaaaataagaaaaaataagaaaaaataagaaaatataag comes from Plasmodium malariae genome assembly, chromosome: 7 and encodes:
- the PmUG01_07045300 gene encoding gamma-tubulin complex component, putative; its protein translation is MSFSPTNMLNEVGINRNIANGNNANKGANNTIEGVNTYVYKENYANNINVKGEEAIHYSKDGEYNQSIEYGKKRQEREIYRMDKEKHRLSNDGNNNMHDQNKKKEENFKSITHFAKYLFFIAKKVAYIDGAALGGGAPGDGGGTSGISCSTSGTTPNEELHKLLVKHLIYKLNKILSSLINFNVLQYNENENIKQEIEYACLKKSNITLNKIRLMLKKLEESNINYKYILHILLKLKQYDDENRNTIMTISRNVKVDAPHLHNPQQPHYPQQLHNPVQPLNPLSDGINTDEQNKNKRSEHDNVNYISNNIHVQDETSVNPKRDVGHGNLTTNQNSNMSNHEGYKKLTIINKTEEGNKLELPNDRTQRSGISNNGGVGSTNKMLTVRGRDKDRKTERLTERLTERQSGRGRNDNSILHRNNLINKSLYATIILNNKFHYLDIEESFLLKDLIYPLQGLNGEYIKYNKTENSFFVHNRKISIGMHHIINNISYVGILFKKLKMYVNHSGSNDSGKASSLCYEDDHAAYSSDDNINLDDVYCNNNDMINMHNGKNYMDNIYNSGHSGDKASYGVSNTYNNHPDDSRSHYPISGGKKHMEGMNINSGSSNCNKCEKCGKYDNCDNGKCNCIARPRRKGSLVVDALHQIIREYMNEYYKLLSYIESDLNEHIHKNTVYIGINKLYLLLQESYKILRVLVNVVDESLRNTGCRFLSFLYSKSQAYDYEEQKIYKKILQKCIKPINEILKQWTEYGILKDKYNETFISTNKTVTSEQIWTYKFFLNFNNVPLFLSVNTAKKILLTGKSVYLLNLFGNNNNVVGASNMSSGLYSSSNDDAFKFHTALAANAICNVFPLAKEKNIVLLKCPSGGAGGADLRGGSTYTTMGNICNKVKYTNKHDISRKRSNRGLKGSVHYSIKSPYSSSEDDENPEDEPLLDDVFCINDVNIYIDSIDYYIKKISERKNKKLITLLIKKYELYEHLRAFRYFLLLVDGDLFETIFDNMKTDLYMNAEELKRHYLNSKLDLCIKSSSLFTSNQNIIKKLTLEKFNIRRGDIGWDVLVFDFLVEKPLDIIFTKKIKSIYKSINVLLIKIKKIFCELSNIWYLFTHLFKIINIVYYNSVFIYCNIIRNEMFHFVHNILSYFYYDIIDMNWSDFKKRLFSCNDLDQLIQEHYNYITQIQFDLFLGSYNDLVVNSCPFNESDDESRHAYFNSSLDADGSLSDLYASPREHNGRYNGVGSDSGSGSGKDNHNDNDSEINNLNDGNNIRVSAVTTRERNRGFSKENRKNEPNETHICLNKILDIITRFINLTSALISSVCENYTEIKKLTEERKENKTNFDNDVDYINNYINYNIIGEKTIKDIKMLLKYYRNYIYKFICLLLSENKYIHAYSKNTKRDKLHSLRLLAARLDFNLYYVNISKVVETKNTKLNISKQIKMMNK